The sequence TTCTTTGCTGCCTTTCACTTCATGCTCACTGGGAGAGATAAGTTGCCCATAGGTGACGGTCATAGGTGTCTGTTGGCATTGCTACCACCGgctgtcaagtcaagtcaagtcaagtcaactttatttgtacagcccatttttacaagcagtttgtctcaaagggcttaacataacatcagcaacatcctctgcccttcgaccctcacatcgactaaggaaaaactcccagaaaaacctttaacaggaaaaaatggaagaaacctcagggtgagcaacagaggagggatccctcacccaggacgggcagacgttCAATGGATGTTGTtcaggcaggaaagcaatttgaAACATACCGTACCATACTGTGATGTCGTGACAACATGGTAAGCAGTTCTGCAGCCTAAATCACATTACCTTCTGAGAATCACAAGATCACCTCAGAATCCATCCCTGGGGCTGCATTTGTAAAAACTGTTTGTTACATACTTGTATCTAATCCTGGGTTCATTTCCAATGTGCTTCTGTTTGATTCACAAAGGCTGGTGAGCATAGAAAAGGTTCTAGGAATCCCATTTGCAATTTCTACACCTGTGATCGATAAATCTCcgattcatttaaactgacaGCACCTGCCTTGTGATTTCCCCTTACAAAATGTCAGCACAAATGAGGGTTTAATCAGGAAAACCCCCAGACCAAGAGAAAATCTAACCCTTTGGAAGATGAGATGATAGTGACGGTAGAGGAGAATGAAGCCACACATATTATTCAGTGGATTAAATAATGGGTTggcaaacaaagccaaacacacagcttgggaggagggacaaaaaaacacagctatGGTTGGTATTAAAGACAAACCGTTTTAGCTAAGATATCAAAAGATTAAGGGATGCGGTGCATCCAGAAATAATGACTGCAGGTTCTGCTGATTCCTCACACCTTTAATTGATAAATCTCATACAATGTTTACCACAGCCTTGGACGCATATCTGTCCCAAACTGCAGTACACCTCCACAAAAATCACTTGCATCAAGTCTAGACTTTATTTAGAAGTCATTTCCATGTCAAAGTAATGTTATAAACAACTACATATGGTTTCCTGCTTAAGTCATACTTAATATCAaaattgtcttcttttttttttttaaattgaggCCTCTGATTTGCTACATATACATAACATGCtccaaaaatacagaaaagacaCTGAGGGATAGCTCCAACGGTGTAAACGCAGTTATCAAGTCTCTACCAGCAGACACATGGGTATTGTCACACAGTGTATACCATCATGTCACCTAATCATAGCTCCTATGGCCATAAAAAGACTAACAGCATGAAATATTCTCCAGAAATTTCAaaggacaacaaaaacaagacctATCAGAGCACAAAATGAGAAGTCAGTGGGAGTTAAGGGTTCAAAGCAGCTTTATGTTTGGAACAGATGCAGGACAAAGACACTCTGGCTAGCGTCAGtacatttacaatttacatGGTGCATGCCTGATTATGTTCATATCCAGAGAAATCATTGAAATGCCTGAACTCCGTGGGAGGTAAGTGGTGCATCAAAAACCACGAGCTGACTTGTATAACAGTTCGAACACGCCCGTCTCTCCCCCTCAACATGCAGCTCATGgcttttgtgtctgtgagtaTTCAATCCTTCATCTTTCCACATGGATGCTGAGGGGCTTCACTTCAACAATGGCAACATCAGCACTGAGGCTGAATGGGGCATTACTGACGTGAGCTTTGAGTTCATCTGCCGACAAGACACACCTCTGTGCCTTTCCTTCAAGACCATGAGCTCACAGTAGGattcatgcaaaaaaaacaaaaaacaaaagcttgacAGAGAAAACTCATCAGTGCCACCTAAATGCACCTGTGGAGGAGCATGAGGAAGCTCTTTTTGTTGTCACAGTGAGACAGGAACACAGAGATATTACACAGCACTTTAATATAATCAGATATTCTTAAAAGCCTCCACTCAGCCTTTGAGTACCACTGTTCATCTGAAGCACTCAGAGGTAATACATTAGAGCACCTTCTGAGCATATTCACTTGCTGTTTCACTTGCTGTCCCCCTGGATGTCAAACTGCCTGTTGGGTTTGGTGGATTCCAGCATGAGTTCGTACAGTTGGCCTATCTGTTCCTCCTGGAAGTTGCCCAGTTTCTCCTCTGACAGCCTGGCCCCGAACTTGACTGATCTGAGTTGCTCCCCTGCTGCCTCCAGTACCTGAGTCTGCAGGGTGTCCTTGTAGCTCTGCGGGAAGGAATAGGAAAAGCAGCAATGTTCAGCACCTGGTCTTCCACACCATCTCCGCCATCTTTCAGAGTCATTGAACACATCACGCAGAGCAACTAAGGCACAAGGAAGATGTGAGTTTATTTAGTCAAAAAAACTTGCAAACCAAACCCACAATGAAATTCCTAAGAAGTGTTCTCTCTATCAGAGCCTAGTATATCTTTTTACTCCGTGCCATAGAGCTCAAACACTATTAAAAGCACACCAATGGGCCTCACTCCAT comes from Scatophagus argus isolate fScaArg1 chromosome 17, fScaArg1.pri, whole genome shotgun sequence and encodes:
- the sdhaf3 gene encoding succinate dehydrogenase assembly factor 3, mitochondrial, encoding MAASAHVSKVRSLYKRILVLHRFLPIDLKALGDQYVKDEFRRHKSASPEEVKSFMTEWESYKDTLQTQVLEAAGEQLRSVKFGARLSEEKLGNFQEEQIGQLYELMLESTKPNRQFDIQGDSK